The Mobula birostris isolate sMobBir1 chromosome 7, sMobBir1.hap1, whole genome shotgun sequence region AAAATCTTAGCAATTTTTTGCATAACTTCTTTTATTCTGAGCAACCAGGTATGTTTCTGTGGCTTGAAACCATGCAAAAATACTTATTTTCCATTATAGAATAATCACAATCAGATTCATTAATGCTGTCTTATATGAAGTGATattagttttgtggcagcagtagagtgtAAAGTCATTAAAATCACTATACATGacaaaatggtgcaaaaagcagaaTAGATAAAATTAATATAGCAGTGGCAGCACATGGGGTTGTTCTTCTGATTTTACATGACAATTTCTTGATCTTCATTCTTAATCAGCCTcacaaagcaaaacaaaaatgttTTGTTGCTTATTCTTGCAAATCATAATAGCTCAACAAATAGAGAGGAAGACCAGATGCGAGTTGCCTTACTGGGCTTCAGTTGAGCAGTATCATATGCTGTACTTTTGCAATGTACTGTATGTATTTCAGTGTTATTgcaagaagttctattttaaaaTTAGAGTGAACACATTTCAATTGTGCCATTAACATGACAAATCGACATCTGGTGGCAATTTAAATTTTATGGTAAACCCAGTTTATCTGTACCAGATGCATGTGATTATGTAACAAGGCATGAATAGGTAATTAATATTAACATTTTAATGGGAATTGCTAAATCAATGCTGGTCTGTGGAGATGAAATACATAATTATTGTAGACTTTTGATTCATGGGAAATTTGATAGCCCATAATAATTCCACCCGTTGTATATGGCAAATGTTCCTTACAACAATCCAAATCTGCCCTTGACATTATAGTCTCCAGTCAGGTTGCTGATTCATGGTGAATTTCCACAGGGGATCTTGATTTCAGAATTTCAAGTCATTTCTCCTATTTCTCAACCCCTCTCAACAGAGACTTACATTAAGCAAAGAGTATAATCAGGAGATATATACATGAGCAAAAAAGTAATACAGAAGAAAAGAGTTTTAAATTAACTCTCTCTTGGCATTCATTGATTATGGCTTTCTGAGCCATATATTGGGATGCAATATTTTACTAAATTGCTTGATTTCTTTCTGTATCATTTGCAATATTGCCATTGTTTGCTCTTTTCACAGGCTGACTGTGCTGCCATTGGACATATGGAGACTGTGCTCTACAGGGTCCGAAGAATGACTCCACTCTGGAGATGGATCATCCAGAAACCAAGCAGATCCCCATGTAGAAACAATGGTGATTGCATCTCAAAATACTGCAGGTATGTAAGGAAAAATCTTGAGAAAGTGTAATGTAAAAGGAGGAATCACACTTAACTGGTTGAAGATTATCATGACTCGCATTTCATTAAGTAGTCTAGTGAAGAAGGGGAATAAGAATTAATGCTGAGTTTTGAATTATAATGTGAGCTATACCAATGACTCagtaaataaaaaatatattttttctaTTAGGTCACTTAATTTCACAGTTCAAGGAGAGACAATTCTCTGCTTGTTCCCAAGTAGAAATAAATTATGCCCAGTCAATATTTACTGATTTATCTTGcctaatataaaaaaaataacaatatgTCTAATGCAAAAGACTTTCCACCTTCAGTATTTGCAAAATACGATTTATCATTTCACTTAAAAatgataataaaaaataaaatcttcAGGTATTGGATGAATTCCACTTCAGGTCCGCAGTCAAAGAAACTACAGAAGTATAAAACCAAATGTACAACAAGTTGCTAAACATTTACAGACTAAGGGGTGATGAATCATATAAATAATCAAGCAAAAGAAAGCTAAAACTGCAAGTAAAAGCACAATAAAAACAAATATCTGGACGCTAATCTAACACCTCCCAGGTCACAAATTTATCTTTTTTCAGATATGAAATTTAGGATTCAGTGTGTTAATGTTTAGCAGCAGTTTGGTTTACAAGACCTGGAATGGGTGGCTTGACTAATGCAGTAAGATAAGAGAGGTTGTGTTTATCTCTGCTAGGGttaagagtgagtgagtgagagtgtgtgtgtgtgtgtgtgtgtgtgtgtgtgtgtaggattAATTGCACCATTTAAGGTCATGAGGGATTTTGATAGGATACCAACAATTTGTGTttcttgcttctattgtttgcgtgAGTTGTGTTttccttgtctccctttctccgcACATCAGGTAttggtttttatttttttttaatcgggtgttttcaggtttcttgctttgtggctgcctgtaagcagacaaatctcaaggttgtataacttaacattctttgataataaatgttctttgaatccTTTCAATTTTTTGTGCAGAAATCCAGAAATGGAGCGTACTAGTTAAACATAAGCAGCTCCTCAGTTTTGAAACAGATGAATTTTGTTTTTCCTCTCAGAGGAGCTCTGAGGTTGACTTCCTCAGAGACCAATGAAAACAGAGTATTTCAGTATTTTTATGGTAGAAATAGATAAAATAAGAAAGCAGTATTACTTAAGGCAGACAGGACGGTATTTTTAAGGTTACAGTCACATCTGTTGTAACTCTATTAAATAACACAGTAGGTTTGAAGAACCAAGTGGACAACTCCTTCTTAATTCACATATTTGTATGCTCATTTTTGCTACAGTTTCAAACTTCAACTACATTTCTTTACTGATTCTTATAACAGAAGAAAAAAGACCctacctcacctaccaccccaccagcctccgggtccaacatattattctccgtaacttccgccacctccaacgggatcccaccactaagcacatctttccctccccccctctctctgcattccacagggatcgctccctacgcaactcccttgtccattcgtcccccccatccctccccactgatctccctcctggcacttatccgtgtaagcggaacaagtgctacacatgcccttacacttcctcccttaccaccattcagggccccaaacagtccttccaggtgaggcaacacttcacctgtgagtcgactggggtaatatactgcgtccggtgctcccgatgtggccttctatatattggcgagacccgacgcagactgggagatcgttttgctgaacacctacgctctgtccgccagagaaagcaggatctcccagtggccacacattttaattccacatcccattcccattctgacacgtctatccacggcctcctctactgtaaagatgaagccacactcaggttggaggaataacaccttatattccgtctgggtagcctccaacctgatggcatgaacatcgacttctctaacttccgctaaggccccacctccccctcgtaccccatctgttacttatttttatacacacattctttctctcactctcctttttctccctctgaatataccccttgcccatcctctgggtcccccccccttgtctttcttcccggacctcctgtcccatgatcctctcgtatccacttttgcctatcacctgtccagctcttggctccatccctccccctcctgtcttctcctatcattttggatctcccccatcccctccaactttcaaatcccttactcactcttccttcagttagtcctgacgaagggtctcggcctgaaacgtcgactgtacctcttcctagagatgctgcctggcctgctgcgttcaccagcaactttgatgggtgttgcaGCAAATTTAGAGCCACTTTCCCAAAATATTTTAATGATACAAATTGCAGACCACTGTGAATATTGTAAATCTTAAGTAAAAACCAAAAATGTACGATATAACCAGGCATTACCTGGGAAGGAGAACTTAACACTTCACATTAATAACACTTGAAGATAATTTTCAATCTTTTCAATCAGTGCGATTTAAAATTTCTTGTTAAAATATTTTCCCCTTCCCATTTCAGTCACCACTCGTAAATTAATCAGAACAGACCATTAAACTGAGTTGAACGAGGAGCAGACCACACAGTCCCTCATGCATGTTCTGTCTTGAATGTCATCATGGCTTTTCTGATTTTCTGCAAGTCCTGTTTCCCCACAAACTTTTATTTCCGAATGCTTAGAAATTTATGCGAGCCTTAAACATTGCCAAGGACACTGTTGCCACGACTCTCCATGGCCAGGAGTTCCAAAGGACTCAAAGTTTCTGGGAGAATAATGTCAGGGAAGCTTGATAACACTGATAAGATGAGCATTCATTCTCTTAAAAGCATCTTAAATGTTTAGCAACTTTTGGATTGTGGTGTTGTTCTAGTTTAGCCAAGACAGTGAGGCCTGTGTTCTAATACaagcaatattttgtttttgcaGGAATGGCCGCTGTTCCTTGATTGCTCATCAAGATTGACTATCATTGAAAGATTTTGTAAAGGATCATCGACTAACCATGTAATAAcctatgtacagtatatgtgtaAATAAATGCTGTCTAATATACTGTAAATAACTGTTCAAAGCTCTGTAAATAATTGTTTAAACACAACCATAACTGAATTTCACCGTTTGTAGATTCATATTTAATTATGCTTAATGAACTGTATAATAAATTGTTTTCATTTATATTAAAATATAGAATTTGTAGCAGAGATCATTTTGATCATCAAAAAAAGGTTTAATGCTGAAATTGACATTTTACCTTCTCCAGAGGTGGAGTGCTGCCCCCCAGCTATTACAATGGTTAAAACCACATCGTGCCCCTTAAAACAAAAGATATCCAATTGCTAGAGCCTCTGTTCACATTATGAACAGGTGAATGGTTAGCCAGTGGAGATTATTGCTCCTCTCGTGAAAAACTCCCTGTTCAACATATGAACCTTCTATCAGCATGCAACACTGAAGGGAAATAGTTTGATCCAGCTTTTagtaagttttttaaaaaattaattgagTTTTGCATTTTGAAAGCATCATGTTTTTATAAGTTCCTCATTGACAACATATGTTGTCCATTTTAACAAATGATATAATAAAATAAATGAGGCTTAGGTGACCAGTGCTCTGGAGACTGTCAAGGTGATTGTGCCTCAGGTTTGAGGAGAGTCAGCTAAaaatgaaatgttgctgtagaaaagcagcatacatcatcaaagatcctcatcatgctggccatgctctttcctcactgctgtcatcaggtagaagatacaggtgcctcaggactcagcaccaggttcaaggctcttgag contains the following coding sequences:
- the LOC140200872 gene encoding liver-expressed antimicrobial peptide 2-like; translation: MDSRLMKILAIFCITSFILSNQADCAAIGHMETVLYRVRRMTPLWRWIIQKPSRSPCRNNGDCISKYCRNGRCSLIAHQD